The Planctomycetaceae bacterium genomic interval GCTGATTCAGATGAGTTTCGTCTTCGCCGGCAACGCCTTCGGTTCCAATCGTCTGCAGGACGGTACCGTCGGGCGTGAACCTGCGAATGATGTGCTTGCCGATATCGGCGATCCAGATGTTGCCGTCGTCGTCGATCTTGATGTGGTGAGCGGTCTCGATGGTGTCATCGCCCCACGACTTCAGCAGTGAACCATCCGGACGATAGACCTGGATCGGCGGCGACGATCGCGTGAACGTCCAGACGTTGTCGTCCGCGTCGACGGCAATTCCCGGCATGGCTTCCCAGACGAATTCCGCCGGCTTCTTCGGCCAGCCGGGATCGACTTCGTACCACGGAGTCGGGTTGATGCGCGGGTACGGCGGCAACTCGTCTTCAACGGCCTTCTTTTCAACACGATCGGCAACGGCGTTCTGTGCCTTCGCGGAACCGGAAACGAGTCCGGCCTGCAGACCGGCAATCATCGCGAGCAACAGCAAGTGTCGTGACATCAGCAAGTTCCTCCCGCCGAAATGGAAACTCAAACCGGCCGGCACGCGCGACCGGCCATCGTGGCGGCAACGATCGTACGGAGTTTCAACTCAATGAGCCAGCAGCGCGCCCCGACCCGGACGTCGGCAAGCCGCGAAGGCACGGCAATCGTGAAAGTACCGTCGCCGGGTCAGCGCCGTACAGGGGAGGCGCCGGACAAGTGAGGCCGCCGTCGAAGGAAGAGAGACGCTCCCGCTGAGCCGCTGCCGCATCGGGCGACCGTTGGCACACGCGACTTGGAGGAAACCTCGCGCGGACGTCGGTGGCGCCTTTGCATTCTTCGAACTACGCGTGACAAACCACAGCGGCAGCCAGCCTGCAGGCAGGCCTGCTCGATGGCGGCGTTCCGAATTTCGTTTGATGTCAAGGACGCCGCCACGACCGTCGTCGCGCAATTTCTGCCGGTGAACGAACTGAGAGCGCAGCCGTCCGGAAATCCCCGAACGGACGTAGTAAGGCCGAAATCGCGACGCGCGTCGTCGCCGGAGGGCACCGTTCTCGTGCGTATCGGATCGCGTCGTGCCGATCAGTGAAACCCTGACGGCAGCACCGAAAAATCGCTCTGTGACGGACGGCGTTTGCCGCAGCAGGACACCGGGTTTCTCCGATCTTCCAGACGTGCCCGCACGAATCAGCCGGCTTGTTGACGGCCCCGACTTCAACTTGAGCCGTCTGATTTCAGCGTGCTACGATCCTTCGAGTTGTCGGTAAGGATGCCGCAAATTCGATGACCGTGACAATCGGTATATCTTCCGTCGAACGAAGGCGCGGTCTGCTGACCGCGCTGTTTTGCGTTGCTGGCCTGCTGGCCGACAGCGCCGCCGCACAAACGATCTCTGATTCAGCGCCGCCTGCGTCGCGGAAGCTGCCGGAATATGCGCTGGGGATCGATCTGCAGACGCAAACCGGTCGCGTCACCGTCGATCAGCGAGTGACGTGGACGAATCCCGGAACGGCGGCAACGGACAAACTGGTCTTTCAGGTTGTGCCCAACCATCGTCCGTCGGCGCAGGAACTGAACGTCGGGGACCGCACCGTTGAGTCATTGCGGCTGGATCCCCGCGACAGCATCGATCGCCGGGGTCGGAGGTTTCATCTGACGGCAGCCACGATCGGAAGTCAGCCGCTGACCTGCACCTTCGACACCGAACATGACACTCACCTGCATGTTCGGCTGCCACGGCCGGTGGCTCCCGGTGAATCGGTTGAAATCCGTCTCCGGTACCTGATCGATCTGCCACAGGTGATGGGGCGACTCGGGCAGCACAAAGGCGTGACCAATCTGCTGAACTGGTATCCCGTGCTGGCGGTCTACGAAGGTGACCGATGGCAGCCGGTGCCGTACATCGCATGGCATCAGCCGTGGTACAATGAAGCCGGCAACTATCGTGTGCGGCTGCGATTGCCGGCCGATCAGAAGGTCGTCACCGGCGGCCGCGTCGTGTCGCAGACCGTCGACAGGTCCGGTCAGCGAGTTCTGGAAATCGAGGGCGAAGGCCTGCGAGATTTCACAATCGTGGCCAGCAGCCTGTTCAGGGAATGGCGATCGGAAGCAAACGGCGTCCCGATCCGTGTCACCGCCCTGCCCGGTCACGAAGACGCCGCCGAAGTCGCCGTCAGGACGGCCGAAGACTGCATTCGCACTTACAGCGAATGGTTCGGACCGTATCCGTACAGAGAGTTCGAACTGACCGAATCGTACTTCGGCTGGAATGGCAACGAATCATCGGGAGTCGTCATGATCGACGAACGGATCTTCGCCATGCCGGCTTACGGGCACCGTTACGTCGAACATCTGATCTGCCACGAAATGTGCCACCAGTGGTGGTATTCGGCTGTGGGAACCGACGGCTACCACGAACCGTGGATGGACGAAGGCCTGGTGCAGTGGTTCAGTCGAGTCAAGATGGAAGACAAGTACGGTCCCGATCCTTCGCTGCTGCAGCTTCCGGCGTTCGGCGTGCTGAAATTTCCCAACGTGCAGTATCGCAGCCTGCTGCACAGCGGCTACCAGACGTTCCACGATCGAGGCGGCAGCGGAGCGGCACTGGCGTCGCTGGACGAAATCGGCCACCTGCACAATCTGTTTTCCCTGGTCTATGACCGCGGTGCTCAGATCACCGGAATGATCCAGCACCGCATGGGCCGCGAAAACTTCTTCGCGTTCATGAAACAGTTGTACGCGAAGTACCGCTTCGGAATTCTGAAGGCTGCCGACTTTCAGCGGGAACTGGAAGACTTCACCGGTGAAGACTGGCAGCCGTTTTTCGATCAGTGGCTGCATTCCGGACACGAAAGCGACTGGAAACTGGAACACGTCGACGTCACCGAAACGGAAAACGGCTACCGGACCAGAGCCCGCATCGTTCAGCGGGCGGACATTCCCGAACCTGTGGAAATCGGCGTGTCCGTGCCCGGCAGCGCGCGCCCGTACCGCATCGCAACCATCGGAGAAGCGCAGCAGTTGATGCAGCGGTCGCGGAACCTGTCGACCGAAGCGGACAGCACCGGCATCGCCGCCACACCGATTTCGGCAGGCAAAGAACTGAGTGACTCC includes:
- a CDS encoding M1 family aminopeptidase; this encodes MTVTIGISSVERRRGLLTALFCVAGLLADSAAAQTISDSAPPASRKLPEYALGIDLQTQTGRVTVDQRVTWTNPGTAATDKLVFQVVPNHRPSAQELNVGDRTVESLRLDPRDSIDRRGRRFHLTAATIGSQPLTCTFDTEHDTHLHVRLPRPVAPGESVEIRLRYLIDLPQVMGRLGQHKGVTNLLNWYPVLAVYEGDRWQPVPYIAWHQPWYNEAGNYRVRLRLPADQKVVTGGRVVSQTVDRSGQRVLEIEGEGLRDFTIVASSLFREWRSEANGVPIRVTALPGHEDAAEVAVRTAEDCIRTYSEWFGPYPYREFELTESYFGWNGNESSGVVMIDERIFAMPAYGHRYVEHLICHEMCHQWWYSAVGTDGYHEPWMDEGLVQWFSRVKMEDKYGPDPSLLQLPAFGVLKFPNVQYRSLLHSGYQTFHDRGGSGAALASLDEIGHLHNLFSLVYDRGAQITGMIQHRMGRENFFAFMKQLYAKYRFGILKAADFQRELEDFTGEDWQPFFDQWLHSGHESDWKLEHVDVTETENGYRTRARIVQRADIPEPVEIGVSVPGSARPYRIATIGEAQQLMQRSRNLSTEADSTGIAATPISAGKELSDSEAASSGSETQPGVANSGGDGITVERQSDNDWLVTIVSDERPAQIEIDPDGTVLDANRSNNCWKPSYNFRVTPFYTPADEAPLLQPHNQHSIVTGFGVDSDGRIGFRSSLLHSNRYRISPFVSYTAATASNNDDHISAGVDAVFYNVPSSNWQLLARYEHALLSTLSNDPGHQARFALRRVLKYTTSLIYPNASYIDFYTRLGDNFFPDRNTAISADPRVQNYDNVRAFGVAYHLDSQMPYWDPDQGFRFDAGYEHGFTAFDDGAAYDRVTGQFGVVQRLSEAPWWLSETKLAARVSSGYGWNDNGRHFRFGGPGRFRGIAANDLIGNAFWVSTLEWRFPLSGELDYEAVDNTAGLHSIDGALFYDVGRSYLFNSPQGDIDHAVGGGLYFQIPLLSFVENLTVRTEYGYSLVNETSAAWFGLYRAF